The nucleotide sequence aactggtggtggctacgggctcctggcgatgtgctgagcacggtgacgcgctcggtttcaagcttacgcgtctgtggccacgacggcgacatggccggcggagccgagctctcggccgtgatggccaacggggttagagggcggctcgagcgacgtggctaggggagaaagaagaggagctcacggggagttggccggtgcagatggagaggccggggaagcgtcagggagggcacacggtcgccggcgatctcggcggccgaagcttgaagaagaggtcggggaagccgctgcagggcgcgtccgctcgtgtggcttggcggggacggtgtagaggtcagcggcggagcttctggacctggcggcggggcgagggagggctggtggctgcggctatggcgaacggcggcggtgggcgtgttcggtggcgcgtgagagaacgagacagaggagggaaacgagggagagggagagagcgagggggtccagggggtcggggcggcgccgaggagatgacgcgcggcgtcgctgtggccaggcgacgcaggcaggcagcctggtggcgtggcgagctcgggcgcgtgcgccgtgtccctcctctgcctactggcacgaggaggaaggcgacagggaggaggaggtgggctgggctgctggaggaactgggccaggtaagtggcccaggtgggcttcctctctctctctcttttcttgttccagttctattttttttgttttgttttgatttagtaaaaatactaaaccatttgaataaatgctgaaaataattgtgggcacttatgAAATTATTTCTAACAGCCCTCAACCATTATCAATATTATTTGGGcaattaaaatatttataggaattaaatgcccaaatgcaaatacttaatggattaattcaaaaatccagagtgacctagaaaatgtgcaccatttttggcagaggttctggaccaaaacaaaaatgatgaacatttatgaagggcattttgggttcattgaaaaagattttagtaaaccctagttgctaaggagggggggggtgctgggggttctgtcatccccaattcaacttaaataaaatttaaacatgatgcaacaaaatGCAAACAtagacagcaccagaagctagggatgtgacatggaagcatcgactgcatgcattgaaaatggaaaaactgtccatttgcttggtaggggatgtacaaaggcgccaaaggcggttgaagtgtggtacttgaggcagtggccacacacaacctctggatttggcactcctttttggtatgccaggaactcataaTGACATCAACGTATTGTAGTGctccctgtctttgccaagcttgttgaaggtccttctcctccgttgaatttcgaGGTCAATTGGCGACACTACAATAAggatactacctagcagatggcatctatacgagatggtccacatttgtgaagactatctcaaactcTCTATCAGGAGGCAAATACTCCcactttgcgaaggttcaggaggcttgcaggaaggatgtcgagcgggcatttggtgtgatCCAATCTCGATTTGATGTTGTCCGGTATcctgctcagacctggtcaaaagatcaaatgtggaagatcatgacttgttgtgtcatcttgcacaacatgatcattgagagcgagcaggaagagccagtgtttgacattgAACCgtattacaggcagggtcctcttgcccaagttgatcaccacctaccggcaacctggacggcCTTCTTTAATATGCGTCAGGCGATACGAGACCCActggtgcatcaacaactgcagcaggatctggtggagcacctatgaaggctcaagggcaacgcctagctcgacgtgtgatgaaatatgagtttttttatttgttgaactatataatttgtattgaactatttgatttctattggATAAAAATAACTTTTGTTGAATTTGCGCCGAAGCACATTGAATATGGGTTGACATTAGTCAATTTGCACCGATAGCCGGCCAATTTTGCTTCAATGGGCAAATTTGCGCCAAAATTGGGCCGAAATCGGCGCCTGGGGCGACCTGGGGGCGGAGGCTGGGAACCCAATCGCCCCCACGCCAATTttagcgccggttcgcccccagaCGGCGATATTTTAAGCCCCCtagggacggggggggggggggggcggctagagatgctctaagcaaCAAAAACAACATTGGTAAATTGCTAACTTATATGCAGAATGTATACCTAATTGGGCTTCACTTGTTTTTGCAACTTCTTTAGTTTTTCAGAAGCTCCGAACGGCACGAACAAAACGATGCTAAAGTCAGTCACGCCAATCAACAGTCATACCAAACCACCGAGGTTACTCTGCTTCTCCAGGGGCACGACGGTGGTGATGCAGGGCGCCACTGCCAACAAAGCATgttcccggtcgacgggagcccgctcatcaaagacggtgtccaatggcacgaatggattccagtGATGAAGCCCGGAGAGGATTCGACCGGCAACGATGACGTCAGCCcgaacccctccttgtccagcgcCTCCCCACCACCGCGCGGAGACGGTTCAGCTCCTCGGAGAGATAGCTGAAGAAGGAGACCAAgccaggaagccgcagctcgtagaAGTCGATGGGGTGACCGAACATGTTTAGCCCGACGGctggcatggtcgcgctggcatgaCAGTACACGTCGCGAAGTCTCATCGCCTGCGTGGTAACATGATCCAACAAGTGGTCCAGGTGACCTTGGACATCCTCTGCCCGCTCACGCTCCAGCGCAGCTGCCGCTTCCTACAGCAACGTTGACGACGCCTGAAGCATCTTAGTGATGGACTCCTGCCGCTTCTGAAGTTTCATGAACTGCCGCTCATGACGGAGGAGCAAGTCACTTTTCTCCTCCGTGAGCTCATGCAGCTCCACGTCCTTGGCTCGGAGCTGCGCATCCTTGGCCTCGAGCTCCTCCCTCAGGCGCTTCACCACAGACATGGTGATCTCGTGCGCCCCCATGGAAACCGGTAGAAGGAATGGGGAAGGCAAGCAGGAGGGAGCGAAAAGGCTAAGCTATCTACGGTGGAGGGAGCCAGAGCATGAAGATGAAGGTCTGCTGCCTGATCCTAGAGGTCCTCCTCCTGCTAATAGAGCGAAGATTGATCTAAATCTTTTGGTTCTCTCTAGTCCATGCCTTTCACATCAGTGGGTTTTAATGCCAGATTCAGACCCTGCCGTGGTGGATATTTTAATTTTACCTAGCAGTCAATAGCGACAAACGAGAAGGCGCTATGAGGTATGAACACACCTGACGACCAGGTGCCTCTGCTATGGTTCTATACACACCTAAGCAAAGCCCACACGGCCGCAGTAAACAACAACATGCCGTATTAATAGGCGTTTCTAACTTTCTATGATTGTGGATAACGCTAAATTATCTGACACGCTGAATTATCTAACGTGTTATGTCGCGCAACGCCTTCCGGATGGGCGCGTTTACTGGCTGCCACGCTGGCAGCTGATCGTCGGCGTCGGTCAAACGCGCTTCCACGGCGACGCTCCGACATGCAGTTGACGCACCTTCTTGTCCGCcatgaattgggggggggggggggggcatgcaacGAAATAAGTTTTTTGGGACCTTCAGGGGTCATTTAGTAAAAATAATACCACGAAGGCGGTGAACGTGGTACAGTCATAACCCAACAAAGACATGGACGAACTACtgcctccgtatcaaaatataagacataaatataagacgtttttacaGTTCAAATTAaactacaaaaacgtcttatattttggtttAGACTAGTATATTATAGGTAGAGATGAATAATTTGTGGAGATGAAGAATTCTCTACCGCTTCCTGGAGAATTTGTAGGTCCTACATGGACATGTTTTAGATAATAGACGAGTGACGTCAAAATTCAACCTTACACAATTGCGGTAGATGTTAAATAGCAGAGACCCAATTCCTTGCACAATTTGTTCGAGTAGTGTATTCTACTCAATTATTTAATAGATAAGAGATATAATTACATGATACAATGTAGCAGAGACCAGATTCCTTGCACAATTTGTTCGAGTACTATATATTCTACTCAATTAGTTAATAGACAAGAGATATAATTACATGATACCATGTCACACAATATCACAAATTAAAGATAGCATCATCTTTGGTTCTCAATTATTGGTGGTGCCTTCTCTGGTCGTTGATGTCCTCAAGCCGCATTGTGGGCAATTATTGGTGGTGTCCTCTTCTCTGGGCAGTTTAGGACTAACCGCATAAGCAACCAGCATAAAGCCTAACGTCATCTTGGCAGCTAACTCAAACACACCCCGAATCCTCATTGCGTAACGCCTTGTACGCCTGCATGTGGAAAGAGGTAAGATCATATATATCAACTCCTATTGTCAAACAAACAGAAACTTAAGGAAGAAATATATGTAGTTTTGTATCCTACAGAGGGTCGGGTTCTTGACTGGCTTGTACAGAGGGACTAGTGGTGGGAATCTTCCCCCGCTTGTATAAGGCATCATACAGCTCCTCCACCTTCTGATTCCTCATCTTCTGCTTCATCTCATGAGCATCCTGGATTGATACACACAAATAAAGATCAGTGTGCTTCCTTCATATCATTGATTATTAAATAAGCATTGATTACGACTGTTAAATAATTAAGAAGGATACCATACTAACTGTCAATTAGGTGAGGTTCAATATATATACATAATACATATATGCAATGTATGCTTGATTTGGTTGCTAATAAAGAGATCTGTTAAATGAGTTACTTGAAATCAGTTAACCTGGATGGATCATTGCTAGGAATTCAAGATCCTGCAATTGCGCTAATCCATCAGTTCTACCGTGGAGGGGATGATTCAATATATCAGAACAGCAAACATCGAACCTTTTGTGTTGCAGTTAACAGTTTGCTAAATGGATGAGTAAAAAGTCATTATGCTCGAATCAATCAGGACAGTATGGTTATGCTCAGTTCAGGTCAGGTTAAACAATTATGATGATGCCAATTGATCTAGTTCTTGTTTCTAGCTAAGTAAGTACTCCTTCCGTTTGTTTTTACTTCGCATATAAGGTTTGTTTGAAATAAAACATATatactcccttcgatccatattacttatcgctcaaacggatgtatctaggtGTAGATTCATTTGTTTGAGCGATGAGTGGTATGGATCGAAGGGagtagaaaaaaatatcaacatccacaataccaaatcaatatcaCGTAGCACTATGCCATTATTTTTTCATATTGCATAATAATTTTAGTATTGTAAATGTTGATGCCTTCAAATATAAATTGAGAAAATTTTATACTATATGCGAAGTAAAGAGAAACGGCGGATGTAAACGGAGCCTAATGAACCTGGACGAAGAAAGTATATGAGACGGCACTAAGTAATATTAACTTTGCTGTTGCCATCCATGATGTCGGGAGATAAATCGTGAGAGAAAAGATACCTCGCTGAAGAACCTTCTTGGCACGAGTTGGCGTCGCTCCTCCGCGACCGTCGCCAGCCTTCTACCAAGCCTCGTCCTCGCCAGGCATCGAACTGCTGCCATCGATCGTCGCCGGTCTGCAAATAATTAGGCATAGAGATAAGGACGAGGACGTCACGAATCACCGCCGCTTTCCGGCTCCCCAATCTAGAGATTTCGGTAGGTTTTGGTCACGAATCACCTTGCGGATCTGGGCGTTTCTTCCTCAGGCAGCTAGAATTCCTTGAGGATCTGGGCGCTCCTTCCTCAGGCAGCTAGGGTTTCTCTTTCACCGTCCTTCCTTCCGCCTCCGCCGACAACAAGAAGATTTGGGGATTGGGGATAGTTTCTTGCGCTGTCGGGAGGGTGACGTGCGCCAACTTATTATAATCTTGCGAGCAGGCCCAGCCCAACTTTCTATCGGAAGTCGGAAGTCGGAACTAGTGCGGACGGACGCGTAGTGACCCCGAGAGGAGCAAATCTGCTGTCAAAGGTGGCCGACCTGATCGATCCGGTAACAGGAGTATGGGATCAAGAGCTAGTGATGGATACGTTTTGGCAGGTTGATGCGGAGAGAATTTTGGCGATCCCGCTCGCACCGCAGGGTATGATGGAGGACTTTGTGGCTTGGAGATTTACGAAGAATAACATGTTCACAGTCCGGTCGGCGTACCATGCTGAGTGGGATCACCAGTTTGGTCGATGGTTTGAGCGAACGGAAGGCCAACAATCACAGCGCTATCCAGTATGGGCGAAGCTGTGGGAATCTTCATTGCCGGGAAAGATCAAGATCCACGCGTGGAAAGTCCTGCATGGGTTCGTACCATGTTTTGGAGTTCTGGCAAACCGACATATTGCTTTGCCTACGAACTGTCCTATGTGTGCAGGAGGC is from Triticum aestivum cultivar Chinese Spring chromosome 1B, IWGSC CS RefSeq v2.1, whole genome shotgun sequence and encodes:
- the LOC123101615 gene encoding uncharacterized protein, whose product is MAAVRCLARTRLGRRLATVAEERRQLVPRRFFSEDAHEMKQKMRNQKVEELYDALYKRGKIPTTSPSVQASQEPDPLRTRRYAMRIRGVFELAAKMTLGFMLVAYAVSPKLPREEDTTNNCPQCGLRTSTTREGTTNN